A stretch of Saccharomyces cerevisiae S288C chromosome IV, complete sequence DNA encodes these proteins:
- the AIT1 gene encoding Ait1p (G protein-coupled receptor-like protein; involved in negatively regulating TORC1 activity; green fluorescent protein (GFP)-fusion protein localizes to the vacuole) has translation MVRLNHAASYFMPIFCSTRPHIVILSALFSISLFSLFYASSELLLHQYDDPLMFKPNSQDYFRTFLLGLFSPFLYYFLKTFLFNINQRFLILNLIVDFPINDVFMLLILIGLAYPQVQDHEGGTIKHKECSWHIIPRQAYIFGISWALGEFTICIIGNLFNYQEIADPNINSGFTHQESANTYCNNNDMSHNDDCGCSTEYRPNVVDRSDITLSKCIEVRNDSSSISNNVYSSEYHPIKPLRSSSSTYGSIRQQPHENKKQLHVPDNSQDDTIIMMNPIDNSLKLTTLDTGDLSFPIDEEQPILKKSFGYTWAVPNENTQNTTKSFTPIKRFIAFSTAYQLVTGLLLMILVVGSNIMLTIGESLILSMYFVYVRGHEGLFTPVVNYFGSRTISNFILCVIIPFISLNFLINTSIYLRRELDDWFNNSQGEFEDDDENTISKRVATNQEYQHPLSANYISMDSPDVINSSPGHFGMNSGQLLGNTTLYYGSLNGDDDDMTNDSALLRFCKKLVKNWRALARNDSFVLGVMVSWSLLVFVTGILSTVYI, from the coding sequence ATGGTCCGATTAAATCATGCAGCATCATATTTTATGCCTATTTTCTGCTCCACAAGGCCTCACATAGTGATACTTTCTGCGCTGTTTAGTATTTCACTGTTTTCACTATTCTATGCGTCGTCCGAATTACTGCTACACCAGTATGATGATCCATTGATGTTCAAACCAAATTCGCAGGACTATTTCAGGACCTTTCTTTTGGGGCTTTTTTCaccatttctttattatttccTGAAGACCTTTCTATTCAATATAAATCAAAGGTTTTTAATATTGAACCTGATAGTGGATTTTCCTATCAACGACGTCTTTATGCTTTTGATACTGATTGGTTTAGCGTACCCTCAGGTGCAAGATCACGAAGGCGGTACGATCAAGCATAAGGAATGTTCTTGGCACATCATTCCAAGACAAGCCTATATCTTTGGTATATCATGGGCCCTGGGTGAATTCACCATATGCATAATAGGGAATTTGTTTAACTACCAAGAAATCGCCGATCCAAACATTAATAGTGGCTTCACACACCAGGAAAGCGCCAACACTTACTgtaacaataatgatatgAGCCATAACGATGACTGCGGTTGTAGTACAGAATATCGCCCCAACGTCGTAGACAGAAGTGATATTACGTTGTCCAAATGTATTGAAGTAAGAAATGACTCATCTTCCATATCGAATAACGTATACTCGTCTGAGTACCATCCAATCAAACCTCTACGTTCATCGTCATCAACTTATGGCAGCATACGACAGCAACCTCATGAAAATAAGAAGCAGCTGCATGTACCAGATAATTCGCAGGACGATACAATTATCATGATGAACCCCATCGACAATTCATTAAAGTTGACAACTCTAGATACGGGTGATTTGAGTTTCCCCATAGACGAAGAACAGCccattttgaagaaatcttttGGTTATACATGGGCAGTTCCTAATGAAAATACACAAAATACTACTAAAAGCTTCACACCGATAAAGAGATTTATTGCATTTAGCACGGCATACCAGTTGGTCACCGGTTTATTGTTAATGATATTGGTAGTTGGTAGTAATATCATGTTGACAATTGGGGAATCATTGATTCTGTCGATGTATTTCGTCTATGTTCGCGGCCATGAAGGATTATTTACTCCCGTGGTGAACTACTTCGGCTCAAGAAccatttcaaatttcatcTTATGCGTAATAATTCCTTTCATATCTCTAAACTTCCTCATCAACACTTCGATATATTTAAGAAGAGAGCTAGACGATTGGTTTAATAATTCACAGGGGGAGTTTGAGGACGACGACGAAAATACTATCAGTAAGAGAGTAGCTACAAATCAAGAGTACCAACATCCACTGAGTGCTAATTACATTTCGATGGATAGTCCTGATGTAATAAATAGCAGCCCGGGTCACTTCGGGATGAATTCAGGCCAGTTGTTAGGTAATACGACGTTATATTATGGTAGTTTAAATGgggatgatgatgatatgaCCAACGACTCCGCTTTACTAAGATTCTGCAAGAAGCTAGTCAAAAATTGGAGGGCTTTGGCAAGAAATGATTCTTTTGTACTTGGAGTAATGGTTTCTTGGagtcttcttgtttttgtaaCGGGAATACTTTCAACAGTTTATATATAG
- the PCL9 gene encoding Pcl9p (Cyclin; forms a functional kinase complex with Pho85p cyclin-dependent kinase (Cdk), expressed in late M/early G1 phase, activated by Swi5p; PCL9 has a paralog, PCL2, that arose from the whole genome duplication) produces MISDYDALLQFNKKPVSQEMIQFLATSTASIIKIRENNNPIQGCRPPDLSIFIKNVVIQSNVQTPTLMATSVYLNKLKSVIPKNVYGINTTRHRIFLGCLILAAKTLNDSSPWNKHWTTYTEGLLRIREVNTIERELLEYLNWDVRITTPDLIDSLSYFLGPIKEQLFLQRRQEMLLFNAPSPGQLKEYINHRRPVSHSRTSSAISVPSLTSMATVSTTDSRSSLLAKYQPSLPLVESDNFNKKNHVPLRNNNDICNNFRAEENIHSVNHIDVTMGSSPVMSHKPTIHQRLNFTRRGWSSFFKQ; encoded by the coding sequence ATGATTTCTGACTACGATGCTCTTTTGcaattcaacaaaaaacCTGTTTCGCAAGAAATGATTCAGTTCTTAGCCACTTCTACTGCTTCCATAATTAAAATCAGGGAAAATAATAATCCAATCCAAGGATGTCGCCCACCAGACTTATCTATCTTCATTAAAAACGTGGTAATTCAGTCAAATGTTCAAACACCAACTTTAATGGCCACATCAGTTTATTTAAACAAACTGAAAAGCGtaataccaaaaaatgTGTACGGTATTAACACCACAAGACATCGGATATTTCTCGGATGCTTGATATTAGCTGCCAAAACTCTGAACGATTCTTCTCCCTGGAACAAACACTGGACCACGTACACAGAAGGTTTACTCAGAATACGTGAGGTGAATACCATCGAACGAGAACTATTAGAATATTTAAATTGGGATGTGAGGATAACTACACCGGATTTGATTGATTCTCTTTCTTACTTCCTCGGGCCTATCAAGGAACAACTATTTTTACAAAGGAGACAAGAAATGCTGTTGTTCAATGCACCAAGTCCCGGCCAActgaaagaatatataaatcATAGAAGACCGGTTTCGCATTCTAGAACTTCTTCTGCTATATCGGTTCCTTCACTGACATCCATGGCAACAGTTTCGACAACAGACTCAAGGTCTTCTCTACTGGCAAAATACCAACCGTCCCTACCGTTGGTGGAATCTGACAacttcaacaaaaaaaatcatgtGCCGTTAAGGAATAATAACGATATCTGTAATAATTTCAGGGCAGAGGAAAACATACACTCAGTAAACCATATTGATGTAACAATGGGAAGTTCACCAGTAATGTCGCATAAGCCCACAATTCACCAACGGTTAAATTTTACAAGGAGGGGCTGGTCATCGTTTTTCAAGCAATAA
- the DLD2 gene encoding D-lactate dehydrogenase (D-2-hydroxyglutarate dehydrogenase, and minor D-lactate dehydrogenase; mitochondrial matrix protein that oxidizes D-2-hydroxyglutarate (D-2HG), an oncometabolite, to alpha-ketoglutarate with a minor role in lactate catabolism; located in the mitochondrial matrix), producing the protein MLRNILVRSTGSNFKFAGRYMKSSALLGYYRRVNYYSTKIQTRLTSENYPDVHRDPRFKKLTSDDLNYFKSILSEQEILRASESEDLSFYNEDWMRKYKGQSKLVLRPKSVEKVSLILNYCNDEKIAVVPQGGNTGLVGGSVPIFDELILSLANLNKIRDFDPVSGILKCDAGVILENANNYVMEQNYMFPLDLGAKGSCHVGGVVATNAGGLRLLRYGSLHGSVLGLEVVMPNGQIVNSMHSMRKDNTGYDLKQLFIGSEGTIGIITGVSILTVPKPKAFNVSYLSVESFEDVQKVFVRARQELSEILSAFEFMDAKSQVLAKSQLKDAAFPLEDEHPFYILIETSGSNKDHDDSKLETFLENVMEEGIVTDGVVAQDETELQNLWKWREMIPEASQANGGVYKYDVSLPLKDLYSLVEATNARLSEAELVGDSPKPVVGAIGYGHVGDGNLHLNVAVREYNKNIEKTLEPFVYEFVSSKHGSVSAEHGLGFQKKNYIGYSKSPEEVKMMKDLKVHYDPNGILNPYKYI; encoded by the coding sequence ATGCTAAGAAACATTTTGGTGAGAAGTACTGGCagcaatttcaaatttgcTGGCAGATATATGAAATCATCAGCTCTTTTAGGATACTATAGAAGAGTTAACTATTATTCGACCAAGATACAAACCAGACTGACTAGCGAAAACTATCCAGACGTGCATCGAGACCCtagattcaaaaaattaacgTCCGATGATCTAAATTATTTTAAATCTATTTTATCGGAACAAGAAATATTAAGAGCCAGCGAATCAGAGGatctttcattttataaTGAAGATTGGATGAGAAAGTACAAAGGACAGTCCAAGTTAGTATTGAGACCTAAGTCAGTggaaaaagtttctttaaTCTTAAATTATTgtaatgatgaaaaaattgccGTTGTCCCACAAGGCGGTAACACGGGGTTGGTAGGTGGTTCTGTGCCCatttttgatgaattaaTTCTATCTTTAGCAAATTTAAACAAAATAAGAGATTTTGACCCTGTATCAGGTATCTTGAAGTGTGATGCTGGTGTAATCTTGGAAAATGCTAACAATTACGTAATGGAACAAAATTATATGTTTCCGTTGGATCTGGGAGCTAAAGGTTCCTGCCATGTTGGTGGCGTGGTTGCAACCAACGCTGGAGGACTAAGGTTATTGCGTTATGGCTCACTACATGGAAGCGTTTTAGGCTTAGAGGTGGTAATGCCCAATGGTCAAATTGTTAATAGCATGCATTCCATGAGAAAAGACAACACCGGTTATGATCTGAAACAGCTGTTCATTGGCTCAGAAGGTACTATCGGTATCATCACTGGTGTTTCAATCTTGACTGTTCCTAAGCCAAAAGCGTTTAATGTATCTTACTTGTCTGttgaaagttttgaagACGTTCAAAAAGTCTTCGTCAGAGCCAGGCAAGAATTATCTGAGATTTTATCCgcttttgaatttatgGATGCTAAATCTCAAGTATTGGCCAAGAGCCAATTGAAGGATGCTGCCTTCCCTTTGGAGGATGAGCATCCATTTTATATTCTTATCGAAACGTCAGGGTCAAACAAAGATCACGATGATTCCAAACTTGAAACATTTTTAGAAAACGTCATGGAAGAGGGCATAGTAACGGATGGTGTAGTGGCACAAGATGAAACCGAACTCCAAAACTTGTGGAAGTGGAGAGAAATGATTCCAGAGGCAAGTCAAGCTAATGGTGGTGTTTACAAATACGATGTTTCTTTACCACTAAAGGACCTATATTCTTTGGTTGAAGCCACTAATGCAAGACTTTCTGAAGCTGAATTAGTGGGTGATTCGCCCAAACCAGTGGTGGGCGCCATTGGATACGGTCACGTGGGTGATGGTAATCTACACTTAAATGTTGCAGTTAGAGAGTACAACAAGAACATTGAAAAGACTTTGGAACCATTTGTCTACGAGTTTGTTTCCTCAAAACATGGTTCCGTTAGTGCCGAACATGGGCTAGgtttccaaaagaaaaattacattGGCTATTCTAAGAGCCCGGAAGAGGTCAAGATGATGAAGGATTTGAAGGTTCATTATGATCCTAATGGAATTTTAAACCCTTACAAatacatttga
- a CDS encoding uncharacterized protein (hypothetical protein; similar to the mouse IMPACT gene; YDL177C is not an essential gene): protein MSKNVGKLVKIWNESEVLVDRKSKFQARCCPLQNQKDIPSILQELTQNNKSVSKASHMHMYAWRTAEVSNNLHLQQEQKKKGNKANKSNNSHVNKSRNITVQPKNIEQGCADCGEAGAGQRLLTLLERANIFNVLVIVTRWYGGTPLGSSRFRHISTCAVETLKKGGFLP from the coding sequence ATGAGTAAGAATGTTGGTAAGCTAGTGAAAATATGGAATGAATCAGAAGTTTTAGTTGATAGAAAATCGAAATTTCAAGCAAGATGTTGCCCATTACAAAATCAAAAGGATATACCCTCCATACTCCAAGAACTAACgcaaaacaacaaaagcGTCTCCAAGGCATCCCACATGCACATGTATGCCTGGAGAACGGCCGAGGTATCAAATAATTTGCACTTACAACAAGagcagaaaaagaagggCAATAAAGCAAATAAGAGTAATAATAGTCATGTTAACAAGTCAAGGAACATAACGGTGCAGCCAAAGAACATTGAGCAAGGATGTGCTGACTGTGGCGAAGCTGGTGCTGGACAGCGTTTATTGACCTTACTTGAAAGAGCAAACATATTCAACGTCTTGGTAATAGTGACCAGATGGTATGGTGGCACGCCTTTGGGCTCATCAAGATTCAGACACATTTCAACATGTGCAGTGGAAACCTTAAAGAAGGGTGGATTTCTTCCTTAA